The following are encoded together in the Malaya genurostris strain Urasoe2022 chromosome 3, Malgen_1.1, whole genome shotgun sequence genome:
- the LOC131434848 gene encoding U7 snRNA-associated Sm-like protein LSm11 — MSESDHGSDKSTSSTGSSADLNLASASFNPLRVLYSRKAQPPVAGARTHDNVQQFESQFKLLGGFGEVYSEERVKEIRAGSSTRKAVPVLAKGEVPTRRFLPHQGLVEKRRPARLQRNIFTKMEIFEGPLVKMVSWMRERVRVKVYTRKEKGIRGYVTGYVEVFDKHWNMALTDVFESWKRRKYRYSENKLCVLGDPQDCSEMLQKMGISIPKVNVKSIDRKYVMCTRKVPKLLIRGEQVVLVAADKLVESKADEISKS, encoded by the exons ATGAGTGAGAGTGATCATGGTTCTGACAAATCAACCAGCTCGACGGGCAGTTCGGCCGATTTAAATCTGGCCAGTGCGAGCTTCAACCCGCTGCGTGTGTTGTACTCCCGGAAGGCACAACCACCGGTGGCGGGAGCGAGAACCCACGACAATGTGCAGCAATTCGAATCCCAGTTCAAACTACTCGGCGGTTTCGGTGAGGTTTACAGTGAGGAACGGGTCAAGGAAATTCGGGCCGGGAGCTCAACTAGAAAGGCCGTTCCGGTGCTGGCAAAAGGAGAGGTACCAACGAGACGTTTTCTTCCGCATCAAG GGTTGGTAGAGAAAAGGCGTCCAGCCCGTTTGCAGCGGAATATATTCACAAAAATGGAAATCTTCGAAGGTCCCCTTGTCAAGATGGTTAGCTGGATGCGAGAACGGGTGCGAGTGAAGGTGTACACTAGGAAAGAGAAAGGAATCCGTGGGTACGTCACTGGGTATGTGGAGGTATTCGACAAGCACTGGAATATGGCTCTGACGGATGTTTTTGAGTCCTGGAAGAGGCGAAAGTATCGCTATTCGGAAAATAAACTGTGCGTCCTCGGAGACCCTCAGGATTGCAGCGAAATGCTACAGAAGATGGGCATTAGCATACCGAAGGTAAATGTGAAATCCATCGACCGGAAGTATGTGATGTGCACTCGAAAAGTGCCCAAACTGTTGATCCGTGGCGAACAGGTAGTTCTGGTGGCGGCAGATAAGCTGGTGGAATCGAAAGCAGATGAAATTTCTAAAAGCTAG